The Luteitalea sp. DNA segment GGGCCGCCCGCGAGAAGGTGCGCGTGGCGCGCGCGCTGGCGACGCTGCCCCTGACGAGCGCCGCCATGAATCGCGGCGAGATCTCCTATTCGAAAGTCCGCGCGATCTCGCGCGTCGCGACGCCCGCGAACGAGGCGCGGCTCGTGGATGCGGCGCGGGGCGGCACCGCGGCACACATCGAGCGGCTGGTCCGCGCCTGGCGCCGCGTCGATCGGCAGGCTGAGGCCCGAGACACCGCGCGGCGACACCAGCAGCGGCATCTCCACACCTGGGTGGATGAGGACGGGATGCTGGTGATCCGCGGGCGGCTCCCGCCGGAGCTCGGCGCGGTGGTGCAGCGGGCGCTCGAGGCCGCGGCCGATCGGTTGTTCCGGGAAGAGGCGGCCGTGCCGCGCGACGATGGTGCGGCGGAGGTTACGGCGGCGCAACGCCGCGCCGACGCCCTCGGACTCCTCGCCGAGAGCGCGCTGGCCAGCGACCTGGATCGCGGGACGGCGGGCGATCGCTATCAGGTCGTGATTCACGTCGACGAGGACACGTTGACGGAAGGCACCCGACCGGCCACCGGGGATGCGGCCGAGCGCGACACGGGGCAGTCAGTCCTGGAAAACGATGAGGGCGCGTACGCTTCCGCGGGAACGTCGCGGCGAATCGCCTGCGACGCGTCGACCGTGGTGATGCGGCATGCGCCGGACGGGACGGTGCTCGATGTCGGCCGGAAGACGCGGACGATTCCGCCGGCGATTCGCCGGGCGCTGGCCGCCCGCGATCGCCGCTGCCTGGGCTGGGCGCTCGACGTCCTGCGGGATCGTCCGGTGGGCGTGGCCACAGGCGGGGACGTTACCGCGGAAGCGTGCATCGGGACGTAGGCGCGCTGCCCGGGCGCCCACGTGCGCGTCCGGCTCCCGGCGACCGGCCACCCCATCTCCGTTAAGCACCCCGTCGTCCGAGGGAGGTCGTCCTGCAGATCCTGGAGGGCGCGGCTGAAGCCGCGCCCTACCGCCACCCTCGCGCCCAGCCGTAGGGCGCCCCCTTCAGCGACGCTGTCAGCCAACGATGTCGCGCACAGCGTCGATCACGCGCTCCACTTCATCCATCGTCGTATAGCCGACGCAGCCAACGCGGACCAGGCCGCGCTCCGCAAGACCGAGGCGATCGACGAGCCTCTTGGCGTAGAAGTCGCCATGCGAGACGAAGAGCGCGCGGTCCGCGAGCAGACGCGCCACGTCACGCGAGTGGCGTC contains these protein-coding regions:
- a CDS encoding DUF222 domain-containing protein — protein: AAREKVRVARALATLPLTSAAMNRGEISYSKVRAISRVATPANEARLVDAARGGTAAHIERLVRAWRRVDRQAEARDTARRHQQRHLHTWVDEDGMLVIRGRLPPELGAVVQRALEAAADRLFREEAAVPRDDGAAEVTAAQRRADALGLLAESALASDLDRGTAGDRYQVVIHVDEDTLTEGTRPATGDAAERDTGQSVLENDEGAYASAGTSRRIACDASTVVMRHAPDGTVLDVGRKTRTIPPAIRRALAARDRRCLGWALDVLRDRPVGVATGGDVTAEACIGT